The Macaca fascicularis isolate 582-1 chromosome 1, T2T-MFA8v1.1 genome includes a window with the following:
- the ZBTB17 gene encoding zinc finger and BTB domain-containing protein 17 isoform X14, whose translation MYTAKLSLSPENVDDVLAVATFLQMQDIITACHALKSLAEPATSPGGNAEALATEGAEQTEKADAPREPPPVELKPDPTSGMAAAEAEAALCESSEQEMEVEPARKGEEEQEEQEEQEEEGAGPAEVKEEGPQLENGEAPEENENEESAGTDSGQELGAEARGLRSGTYGDRTESKAYGSVIHKCEDCGKEFTHTGNFKRHIRIHTGEKPFSCRECSKAFSDPAACKAHEKTHSPLKPYGCEECGKSYRLISLLNLHKKRHSGEARYRCEDCGKLFTTSGNLKRHQLVHSGEKPYQCDYCGRSFSDPTSKMRHLETHDTDKEHKCPHCDKKFNQVGNLKAHLKIHIADGPLKCRECGKQFTTSGNLKRHLRIHSGEKPYVCIHCQRQFADPGALQRHVRIHTGEKPCQCVMCGKAFTQASSLIAHVRQHTGEKPYVCERCGKRFVQSSQLANHIRHHDNIRPHKCSVCSKAFVNVGDLSKHIIIHTGEKPYLCDKCGRGFNRVDNLRSHVKTVHQGKAGIKILEPEEGSEVSVVTVDDMVTLATEALAATAVTQLTVVPVGAAVTADETEVLKAEISKAVKQVQEEDPNTHILYACDSCGDKFLDANSLAQHVRIHTAQALVMFQTDADFYQQYGPGGTWPAGQVLQAGELVFRPRDGAEGQPALAETSPTAPECPPPAE comes from the exons ATGTACACGGCCAAGCTGAGCCTGAGCCCTGAGAACGTGGATGATGTGCTGGCTGTGGCCACCTTCCTCCAAATGCAGGACATCATCACGGCCTGCCATGCCCTCAAGTCACTTGCCGAGCCAGCTACCAGCCCTGGGGGAAATGCGGAGGCCTTGGCCACAGAAG GTGCAGAGCAGACAGAGAAAGCCGATGCGCCCCGGGAGCCGCCGCCTGTGGAGCTCAAGCCAGACCCCACTAGTGGCATGGCTGCCGCAGAAGCTGAGGCTGCTTTGTGCGAGAGCTCGGAGCAAG AAATGGAGGTGGAGCCCGCCCGGAAAGGGGAAGAGGAGCAAGAGGAGCAAGAGGAGCAAGAAGAGGAGGGCGCAGGGCCAGCTGAGGTCAAGGAGGAGGGTCCCCAGCTGGAGAACGGAGAGGCCCCCGAGGAGAACGAGAACGAGGAGTCAGCGGGCACAGACTCGGGGCAGGAGCTCGGCGCCGAGGCCCGGGGCCTGCGCTCAGGCACCTACGGTGATCGCACGGAGTCCAAGGCCTACGGCTCCGTCATCCACAAGTGCGAG GACTGTGGGAAGGAGTTCACGCACACGGGGAACTTCAAGCGGCACATCCGCATCCACACGGGGGAGAAGCCCTTCTCGTGCCGTGAGTGCAGCAAGGCCTTTTCCGACCCGGCGGCCTGCAAGGCCCATGAGAAGACGCACAG CCCTCTGAAGCCCTACGGCTGCGAGGAGTGCGGGAAGAGCTACCGCCTCATCAGCCTGCTCAACCTGCACAAGAAGCGGCACTCGGGCGAGGCGCGCTACCGCTGCGAGGACTGCGGCAAGCTCTTCACCACCTCGGGCAACCTCAAGCGCCACCAGCTGGTGCACAGCGGCGAGAAGCCCTACCAGTGCGACTACTGCGGCCGCTCCTTCTCCGACCCCACTTCCAAGATGCGCCACCTGGAGACCCACGACACGGACAAGGAGCACAAGTGCCCACACTGCGACAAGAAGTTCAACCAG GTAGGGAACCTGAAGGCCCACCTGAAGATCCACATCGCTGACGGGCCCCTCAAGTGCCGAGAGTGTGGGAAGCAGTTCACCACCTCAG GGAACCTGAAGCGGCACCTTCGGATCCACAGCGGGGAGAAGCCCTACGTGTGTATCCACTGCCAGCGACAGTTTGCAGACCCCGGCGCTCTGCAGCGGCACGTCCGCATTCACACAG GTGAGAAGCCGTGCCAGTGTGTGATGTGCGGTAAGGCCTTCACCCAGGCCAGCTCCCTCATCGCCCACGTACGCCAGCACACCGGGGAGAAGCCCTACGTCTGCGAGCGCTGCGGCAAGAg ATTTGTCCAGTCCAGCCAGTTGGCCAATCATATTCGCCACCACGACAACATCCGTCCACACAAGTGCAGTGTGTGCAGCAAGGCCTTCGTGAACGTGGGGGACCTGTCCAAGCACATCATCATCCACACTG GAGAGAAGCCTTACCTGTGTGATAAGTGTGGGCGTGGCTTCAACCGGGTAGACAACCTGCGCTCCCACGTGAAGACGGTGCACCAGGGCAAGGCAGGCATCAAGATCCTGGAGCCCGAGGAGGGCAGTGAAGTCAGCGTGGTCACTGTGGATGACATGGTCACGCTGGCCACTGAGGCACTGGCAGCGACAGCCGTCACTCAGCTCACAG TGGTGCCGGTGGGAGCTGCAGTGACAGCCGATGAGACGGAAGTCCTGAAGGCCGAGATCAGCAAAGCTGTGAAGCAAGTGCAGGAGGAAG ACCCCAACACTCACATCCTCTACGCCTGTGACTCCTGTGGGGACAAGTTTCTGGATGCCAACAGCCTGGCTCAGCACGTGCGAATCCACACAGCCCAGGCACTGGTCATGTTCCAGACAGACGCGGACTTCTACCAGCAGTATGGGCCAGGTGGCACGTGGCCTGCTGGGCAGGTGCTGCAGGCTGGGGAGCTGGTCTTCCGCCCTCGGGATGGGGCCGAGGGCCAGCCCGCACTGGCAGAGACCTCCCCTACAGCTCCTGAATGTCCGCCGCCTGCCGAGTGA
- the ZBTB17 gene encoding zinc finger and BTB domain-containing protein 17 isoform X11, whose translation MYTAKLSLSPENVDDVLAVATFLQMQDIITACHALKSLAEPATSPGGNAEALATEGGDKRAKEEKAATSTLSRLEQAGRSAPTGPSRDLKEERGGQAQSAASGAEQTEKADAPREPPPVELKPDPTSGMAAAEAEAALCESSEQEMEVEPARKGEEEQEEQEEQEEEGAGPAEVKEEGPQLENGEAPEENENEESAGTDSGQELGAEARGLRSGTYGDRTESKAYGSVIHKCEDCGKEFTHTGNFKRHIRIHTGEKPFSCRECSKAFSDPAACKAHEKTHSPLKPYGCEECGKSYRLISLLNLHKKRHSGEARYRCEDCGKLFTTSGNLKRHQLVHSGEKPYQCDYCGRSFSDPTSKMRHLETHDTDKEHKCPHCDKKFNQVGNLKAHLKIHIADGPLKCRECGKQFTTSGNLKRHLRIHSGEKPYVCIHCQRQFADPGALQRHVRIHTGEKPCQCVMCGKAFTQASSLIAHVRQHTGEKPYVCERCGKRFVQSSQLANHIRHHDNIRPHKCSVCSKAFVNVGDLSKHIIIHTGEKPYLCDKCGRGFNRVDNLRSHVKTVHQGKAGIKILEPEEGSEVSVVTVDDMVTLATEALAATAVTQLTVVPVGAAVTADETEVLKAEISKAVKQVQEEDPNTHILYACDSCGDKFLDANSLAQHVRIHTAQALVMFQTDADFYQQYGPGGTWPAGQVLQAGELVFRPRDGAEGQPALAETSPTAPECPPPAE comes from the exons ATGTACACGGCCAAGCTGAGCCTGAGCCCTGAGAACGTGGATGATGTGCTGGCTGTGGCCACCTTCCTCCAAATGCAGGACATCATCACGGCCTGCCATGCCCTCAAGTCACTTGCCGAGCCAGCTACCAGCCCTGGGGGAAATGCGGAGGCCTTGGCCACAGAAG GAGGGGACAAGAGAGCTAAAGAGGAGAAGGCGGCCACCAGCACGCTGAGCAGGCTGGAGCAGGCGGGACGCAGCGCACCCACAGGCCCCAGCAGGGACCTCAAGGAGGAGCGTGGCGGTCAGGCCCAGAGCGCAGCCAGCG GTGCAGAGCAGACAGAGAAAGCCGATGCGCCCCGGGAGCCGCCGCCTGTGGAGCTCAAGCCAGACCCCACTAGTGGCATGGCTGCCGCAGAAGCTGAGGCTGCTTTGTGCGAGAGCTCGGAGCAAG AAATGGAGGTGGAGCCCGCCCGGAAAGGGGAAGAGGAGCAAGAGGAGCAAGAGGAGCAAGAAGAGGAGGGCGCAGGGCCAGCTGAGGTCAAGGAGGAGGGTCCCCAGCTGGAGAACGGAGAGGCCCCCGAGGAGAACGAGAACGAGGAGTCAGCGGGCACAGACTCGGGGCAGGAGCTCGGCGCCGAGGCCCGGGGCCTGCGCTCAGGCACCTACGGTGATCGCACGGAGTCCAAGGCCTACGGCTCCGTCATCCACAAGTGCGAG GACTGTGGGAAGGAGTTCACGCACACGGGGAACTTCAAGCGGCACATCCGCATCCACACGGGGGAGAAGCCCTTCTCGTGCCGTGAGTGCAGCAAGGCCTTTTCCGACCCGGCGGCCTGCAAGGCCCATGAGAAGACGCACAG CCCTCTGAAGCCCTACGGCTGCGAGGAGTGCGGGAAGAGCTACCGCCTCATCAGCCTGCTCAACCTGCACAAGAAGCGGCACTCGGGCGAGGCGCGCTACCGCTGCGAGGACTGCGGCAAGCTCTTCACCACCTCGGGCAACCTCAAGCGCCACCAGCTGGTGCACAGCGGCGAGAAGCCCTACCAGTGCGACTACTGCGGCCGCTCCTTCTCCGACCCCACTTCCAAGATGCGCCACCTGGAGACCCACGACACGGACAAGGAGCACAAGTGCCCACACTGCGACAAGAAGTTCAACCAG GTAGGGAACCTGAAGGCCCACCTGAAGATCCACATCGCTGACGGGCCCCTCAAGTGCCGAGAGTGTGGGAAGCAGTTCACCACCTCAG GGAACCTGAAGCGGCACCTTCGGATCCACAGCGGGGAGAAGCCCTACGTGTGTATCCACTGCCAGCGACAGTTTGCAGACCCCGGCGCTCTGCAGCGGCACGTCCGCATTCACACAG GTGAGAAGCCGTGCCAGTGTGTGATGTGCGGTAAGGCCTTCACCCAGGCCAGCTCCCTCATCGCCCACGTACGCCAGCACACCGGGGAGAAGCCCTACGTCTGCGAGCGCTGCGGCAAGAg ATTTGTCCAGTCCAGCCAGTTGGCCAATCATATTCGCCACCACGACAACATCCGTCCACACAAGTGCAGTGTGTGCAGCAAGGCCTTCGTGAACGTGGGGGACCTGTCCAAGCACATCATCATCCACACTG GAGAGAAGCCTTACCTGTGTGATAAGTGTGGGCGTGGCTTCAACCGGGTAGACAACCTGCGCTCCCACGTGAAGACGGTGCACCAGGGCAAGGCAGGCATCAAGATCCTGGAGCCCGAGGAGGGCAGTGAAGTCAGCGTGGTCACTGTGGATGACATGGTCACGCTGGCCACTGAGGCACTGGCAGCGACAGCCGTCACTCAGCTCACAG TGGTGCCGGTGGGAGCTGCAGTGACAGCCGATGAGACGGAAGTCCTGAAGGCCGAGATCAGCAAAGCTGTGAAGCAAGTGCAGGAGGAAG ACCCCAACACTCACATCCTCTACGCCTGTGACTCCTGTGGGGACAAGTTTCTGGATGCCAACAGCCTGGCTCAGCACGTGCGAATCCACACAGCCCAGGCACTGGTCATGTTCCAGACAGACGCGGACTTCTACCAGCAGTATGGGCCAGGTGGCACGTGGCCTGCTGGGCAGGTGCTGCAGGCTGGGGAGCTGGTCTTCCGCCCTCGGGATGGGGCCGAGGGCCAGCCCGCACTGGCAGAGACCTCCCCTACAGCTCCTGAATGTCCGCCGCCTGCCGAGTGA
- the ZBTB17 gene encoding zinc finger and BTB domain-containing protein 17 isoform X9, with product MYTAKLSLSPENVDDVLAVATFLQMQDIITACHALKSLAEPATSPGGNAEALATEGGDKRAKEEKAATSTLSRLEQAGRSAPTGPSRDLKEERGGQAQSAASGAEQTEKADAPREPPPVELKPDPTSGMAAAEAEAALCESSEQEMEVEPARKGEEEQEEQEEQEEEGAGPAEVKEEGPQLENGEAPEENENEESAGTDSGQELGAEARGLRSGTYGDRTESKAYGSVIHKCEDCGKEFTHTGNFKRHIRIHTGEKPFSCRECSKAFSDPAACKAHEKTHSPLKPYGCEECGKSYRLISLLNLHKKRHSGEARYRCEDCGKLFTTSGNLKRHQLVHSGEKPYQCDYCGRSFSDPTSKMRHLETHDTDKEHKCPHCDKKFNQVGNLKAHLKIHIADGPLKCRECGKQFTTSGNLKRHLRIHSGEKPYVCIHCQRQFADPGALQRHVRIHTGEKPCQCVMCGKAFTQASSLIAHVRQHTGEKPYVCERCGKRFVQSSQLANHIRHHDNIRPHKCSVCSKAFVNVGDLSKHIIIHTGEKPYLCDKCGRGFNRVDNLRSHVKTVHQGKAGIKILEPEEGSEVSVVTVDDMVTLATEALAATAVTQLTGPATLPAVVPVGAAVTADETEVLKAEISKAVKQVQEEDPNTHILYACDSCGDKFLDANSLAQHVRIHTAQALVMFQTDADFYQQYGPGGTWPAGQVLQAGELVFRPRDGAEGQPALAETSPTAPECPPPAE from the exons ATGTACACGGCCAAGCTGAGCCTGAGCCCTGAGAACGTGGATGATGTGCTGGCTGTGGCCACCTTCCTCCAAATGCAGGACATCATCACGGCCTGCCATGCCCTCAAGTCACTTGCCGAGCCAGCTACCAGCCCTGGGGGAAATGCGGAGGCCTTGGCCACAGAAG GAGGGGACAAGAGAGCTAAAGAGGAGAAGGCGGCCACCAGCACGCTGAGCAGGCTGGAGCAGGCGGGACGCAGCGCACCCACAGGCCCCAGCAGGGACCTCAAGGAGGAGCGTGGCGGTCAGGCCCAGAGCGCAGCCAGCG GTGCAGAGCAGACAGAGAAAGCCGATGCGCCCCGGGAGCCGCCGCCTGTGGAGCTCAAGCCAGACCCCACTAGTGGCATGGCTGCCGCAGAAGCTGAGGCTGCTTTGTGCGAGAGCTCGGAGCAAG AAATGGAGGTGGAGCCCGCCCGGAAAGGGGAAGAGGAGCAAGAGGAGCAAGAGGAGCAAGAAGAGGAGGGCGCAGGGCCAGCTGAGGTCAAGGAGGAGGGTCCCCAGCTGGAGAACGGAGAGGCCCCCGAGGAGAACGAGAACGAGGAGTCAGCGGGCACAGACTCGGGGCAGGAGCTCGGCGCCGAGGCCCGGGGCCTGCGCTCAGGCACCTACGGTGATCGCACGGAGTCCAAGGCCTACGGCTCCGTCATCCACAAGTGCGAG GACTGTGGGAAGGAGTTCACGCACACGGGGAACTTCAAGCGGCACATCCGCATCCACACGGGGGAGAAGCCCTTCTCGTGCCGTGAGTGCAGCAAGGCCTTTTCCGACCCGGCGGCCTGCAAGGCCCATGAGAAGACGCACAG CCCTCTGAAGCCCTACGGCTGCGAGGAGTGCGGGAAGAGCTACCGCCTCATCAGCCTGCTCAACCTGCACAAGAAGCGGCACTCGGGCGAGGCGCGCTACCGCTGCGAGGACTGCGGCAAGCTCTTCACCACCTCGGGCAACCTCAAGCGCCACCAGCTGGTGCACAGCGGCGAGAAGCCCTACCAGTGCGACTACTGCGGCCGCTCCTTCTCCGACCCCACTTCCAAGATGCGCCACCTGGAGACCCACGACACGGACAAGGAGCACAAGTGCCCACACTGCGACAAGAAGTTCAACCAG GTAGGGAACCTGAAGGCCCACCTGAAGATCCACATCGCTGACGGGCCCCTCAAGTGCCGAGAGTGTGGGAAGCAGTTCACCACCTCAG GGAACCTGAAGCGGCACCTTCGGATCCACAGCGGGGAGAAGCCCTACGTGTGTATCCACTGCCAGCGACAGTTTGCAGACCCCGGCGCTCTGCAGCGGCACGTCCGCATTCACACAG GTGAGAAGCCGTGCCAGTGTGTGATGTGCGGTAAGGCCTTCACCCAGGCCAGCTCCCTCATCGCCCACGTACGCCAGCACACCGGGGAGAAGCCCTACGTCTGCGAGCGCTGCGGCAAGAg ATTTGTCCAGTCCAGCCAGTTGGCCAATCATATTCGCCACCACGACAACATCCGTCCACACAAGTGCAGTGTGTGCAGCAAGGCCTTCGTGAACGTGGGGGACCTGTCCAAGCACATCATCATCCACACTG GAGAGAAGCCTTACCTGTGTGATAAGTGTGGGCGTGGCTTCAACCGGGTAGACAACCTGCGCTCCCACGTGAAGACGGTGCACCAGGGCAAGGCAGGCATCAAGATCCTGGAGCCCGAGGAGGGCAGTGAAGTCAGCGTGGTCACTGTGGATGACATGGTCACGCTGGCCACTGAGGCACTGGCAGCGACAGCCGTCACTCAGCTCACAG GCCCTGCGACTCTGCCCGCAGTGGTGCCGGTGGGAGCTGCAGTGACAGCCGATGAGACGGAAGTCCTGAAGGCCGAGATCAGCAAAGCTGTGAAGCAAGTGCAGGAGGAAG ACCCCAACACTCACATCCTCTACGCCTGTGACTCCTGTGGGGACAAGTTTCTGGATGCCAACAGCCTGGCTCAGCACGTGCGAATCCACACAGCCCAGGCACTGGTCATGTTCCAGACAGACGCGGACTTCTACCAGCAGTATGGGCCAGGTGGCACGTGGCCTGCTGGGCAGGTGCTGCAGGCTGGGGAGCTGGTCTTCCGCCCTCGGGATGGGGCCGAGGGCCAGCCCGCACTGGCAGAGACCTCCCCTACAGCTCCTGAATGTCCGCCGCCTGCCGAGTGA
- the ZBTB17 gene encoding zinc finger and BTB domain-containing protein 17 isoform X13 → MYTAKLSLSPENVDDVLAVATFLQMQDIITACHALKSLAEPATSPGGNAEALATEGAEQTEKADAPREPPPVELKPDPTSGMAAAEAEAALCESSEQEMEVEPARKGEEEQEEQEEQEEEGAGPAEVKEEGPQLENGEAPEENENEESAGTDSGQELGAEARGLRSGTYGDRTESKAYGSVIHKCEDCGKEFTHTGNFKRHIRIHTGEKPFSCRECSKAFSDPAACKAHEKTHSPLKPYGCEECGKSYRLISLLNLHKKRHSGEARYRCEDCGKLFTTSGNLKRHQLVHSGEKPYQCDYCGRSFSDPTSKMRHLETHDTDKEHKCPHCDKKFNQVGNLKAHLKIHIADGPLKCRECGKQFTTSGNLKRHLRIHSGEKPYVCIHCQRQFADPGALQRHVRIHTGEKPCQCVMCGKAFTQASSLIAHVRQHTGEKPYVCERCGKRFVQSSQLANHIRHHDNIRPHKCSVCSKAFVNVGDLSKHIIIHTGEKPYLCDKCGRGFNRVDNLRSHVKTVHQGKAGIKILEPEEGSEVSVVTVDDMVTLATEALAATAVTQLTGPATLPAVVPVGAAVTADETEVLKAEISKAVKQVQEEDPNTHILYACDSCGDKFLDANSLAQHVRIHTAQALVMFQTDADFYQQYGPGGTWPAGQVLQAGELVFRPRDGAEGQPALAETSPTAPECPPPAE, encoded by the exons ATGTACACGGCCAAGCTGAGCCTGAGCCCTGAGAACGTGGATGATGTGCTGGCTGTGGCCACCTTCCTCCAAATGCAGGACATCATCACGGCCTGCCATGCCCTCAAGTCACTTGCCGAGCCAGCTACCAGCCCTGGGGGAAATGCGGAGGCCTTGGCCACAGAAG GTGCAGAGCAGACAGAGAAAGCCGATGCGCCCCGGGAGCCGCCGCCTGTGGAGCTCAAGCCAGACCCCACTAGTGGCATGGCTGCCGCAGAAGCTGAGGCTGCTTTGTGCGAGAGCTCGGAGCAAG AAATGGAGGTGGAGCCCGCCCGGAAAGGGGAAGAGGAGCAAGAGGAGCAAGAGGAGCAAGAAGAGGAGGGCGCAGGGCCAGCTGAGGTCAAGGAGGAGGGTCCCCAGCTGGAGAACGGAGAGGCCCCCGAGGAGAACGAGAACGAGGAGTCAGCGGGCACAGACTCGGGGCAGGAGCTCGGCGCCGAGGCCCGGGGCCTGCGCTCAGGCACCTACGGTGATCGCACGGAGTCCAAGGCCTACGGCTCCGTCATCCACAAGTGCGAG GACTGTGGGAAGGAGTTCACGCACACGGGGAACTTCAAGCGGCACATCCGCATCCACACGGGGGAGAAGCCCTTCTCGTGCCGTGAGTGCAGCAAGGCCTTTTCCGACCCGGCGGCCTGCAAGGCCCATGAGAAGACGCACAG CCCTCTGAAGCCCTACGGCTGCGAGGAGTGCGGGAAGAGCTACCGCCTCATCAGCCTGCTCAACCTGCACAAGAAGCGGCACTCGGGCGAGGCGCGCTACCGCTGCGAGGACTGCGGCAAGCTCTTCACCACCTCGGGCAACCTCAAGCGCCACCAGCTGGTGCACAGCGGCGAGAAGCCCTACCAGTGCGACTACTGCGGCCGCTCCTTCTCCGACCCCACTTCCAAGATGCGCCACCTGGAGACCCACGACACGGACAAGGAGCACAAGTGCCCACACTGCGACAAGAAGTTCAACCAG GTAGGGAACCTGAAGGCCCACCTGAAGATCCACATCGCTGACGGGCCCCTCAAGTGCCGAGAGTGTGGGAAGCAGTTCACCACCTCAG GGAACCTGAAGCGGCACCTTCGGATCCACAGCGGGGAGAAGCCCTACGTGTGTATCCACTGCCAGCGACAGTTTGCAGACCCCGGCGCTCTGCAGCGGCACGTCCGCATTCACACAG GTGAGAAGCCGTGCCAGTGTGTGATGTGCGGTAAGGCCTTCACCCAGGCCAGCTCCCTCATCGCCCACGTACGCCAGCACACCGGGGAGAAGCCCTACGTCTGCGAGCGCTGCGGCAAGAg ATTTGTCCAGTCCAGCCAGTTGGCCAATCATATTCGCCACCACGACAACATCCGTCCACACAAGTGCAGTGTGTGCAGCAAGGCCTTCGTGAACGTGGGGGACCTGTCCAAGCACATCATCATCCACACTG GAGAGAAGCCTTACCTGTGTGATAAGTGTGGGCGTGGCTTCAACCGGGTAGACAACCTGCGCTCCCACGTGAAGACGGTGCACCAGGGCAAGGCAGGCATCAAGATCCTGGAGCCCGAGGAGGGCAGTGAAGTCAGCGTGGTCACTGTGGATGACATGGTCACGCTGGCCACTGAGGCACTGGCAGCGACAGCCGTCACTCAGCTCACAG GCCCTGCGACTCTGCCCGCAGTGGTGCCGGTGGGAGCTGCAGTGACAGCCGATGAGACGGAAGTCCTGAAGGCCGAGATCAGCAAAGCTGTGAAGCAAGTGCAGGAGGAAG ACCCCAACACTCACATCCTCTACGCCTGTGACTCCTGTGGGGACAAGTTTCTGGATGCCAACAGCCTGGCTCAGCACGTGCGAATCCACACAGCCCAGGCACTGGTCATGTTCCAGACAGACGCGGACTTCTACCAGCAGTATGGGCCAGGTGGCACGTGGCCTGCTGGGCAGGTGCTGCAGGCTGGGGAGCTGGTCTTCCGCCCTCGGGATGGGGCCGAGGGCCAGCCCGCACTGGCAGAGACCTCCCCTACAGCTCCTGAATGTCCGCCGCCTGCCGAGTGA
- the ZBTB17 gene encoding zinc finger and BTB domain-containing protein 17 isoform X12: protein MMCWLWPPSSKCRTSSRPAMPSSHLPSQLPALGEMRRPWPQKVCPVPSPGGDKRAKEEKAATSTLSRLEQAGRSAPTGPSRDLKEERGGQAQSAASGAEQTEKADAPREPPPVELKPDPTSGMAAAEAEAALCESSEQEMEVEPARKGEEEQEEQEEQEEEGAGPAEVKEEGPQLENGEAPEENENEESAGTDSGQELGAEARGLRSGTYGDRTESKAYGSVIHKCEDCGKEFTHTGNFKRHIRIHTGEKPFSCRECSKAFSDPAACKAHEKTHSPLKPYGCEECGKSYRLISLLNLHKKRHSGEARYRCEDCGKLFTTSGNLKRHQLVHSGEKPYQCDYCGRSFSDPTSKMRHLETHDTDKEHKCPHCDKKFNQVGNLKAHLKIHIADGPLKCRECGKQFTTSGNLKRHLRIHSGEKPYVCIHCQRQFADPGALQRHVRIHTGEKPCQCVMCGKAFTQASSLIAHVRQHTGEKPYVCERCGKRFVQSSQLANHIRHHDNIRPHKCSVCSKAFVNVGDLSKHIIIHTGEKPYLCDKCGRGFNRVDNLRSHVKTVHQGKAGIKILEPEEGSEVSVVTVDDMVTLATEALAATAVTQLTVVPVGAAVTADETEVLKAEISKAVKQVQEEDPNTHILYACDSCGDKFLDANSLAQHVRIHTAQALVMFQTDADFYQQYGPGGTWPAGQVLQAGELVFRPRDGAEGQPALAETSPTAPECPPPAE from the exons ATGATGTGCTGGCTGTGGCCACCTTCCTCCAAATGCAGGACATCATCACGGCCTGCCATGCCCTCAAGTCACTTGCCGAGCCAGCTACCAGCCCTGGGGGAAATGCGGAGGCCTTGGCCACAGAAG GTCTGCCCTGTACCATCTCCAGGAGGGGACAAGAGAGCTAAAGAGGAGAAGGCGGCCACCAGCACGCTGAGCAGGCTGGAGCAGGCGGGACGCAGCGCACCCACAGGCCCCAGCAGGGACCTCAAGGAGGAGCGTGGCGGTCAGGCCCAGAGCGCAGCCAGCG GTGCAGAGCAGACAGAGAAAGCCGATGCGCCCCGGGAGCCGCCGCCTGTGGAGCTCAAGCCAGACCCCACTAGTGGCATGGCTGCCGCAGAAGCTGAGGCTGCTTTGTGCGAGAGCTCGGAGCAAG AAATGGAGGTGGAGCCCGCCCGGAAAGGGGAAGAGGAGCAAGAGGAGCAAGAGGAGCAAGAAGAGGAGGGCGCAGGGCCAGCTGAGGTCAAGGAGGAGGGTCCCCAGCTGGAGAACGGAGAGGCCCCCGAGGAGAACGAGAACGAGGAGTCAGCGGGCACAGACTCGGGGCAGGAGCTCGGCGCCGAGGCCCGGGGCCTGCGCTCAGGCACCTACGGTGATCGCACGGAGTCCAAGGCCTACGGCTCCGTCATCCACAAGTGCGAG GACTGTGGGAAGGAGTTCACGCACACGGGGAACTTCAAGCGGCACATCCGCATCCACACGGGGGAGAAGCCCTTCTCGTGCCGTGAGTGCAGCAAGGCCTTTTCCGACCCGGCGGCCTGCAAGGCCCATGAGAAGACGCACAG CCCTCTGAAGCCCTACGGCTGCGAGGAGTGCGGGAAGAGCTACCGCCTCATCAGCCTGCTCAACCTGCACAAGAAGCGGCACTCGGGCGAGGCGCGCTACCGCTGCGAGGACTGCGGCAAGCTCTTCACCACCTCGGGCAACCTCAAGCGCCACCAGCTGGTGCACAGCGGCGAGAAGCCCTACCAGTGCGACTACTGCGGCCGCTCCTTCTCCGACCCCACTTCCAAGATGCGCCACCTGGAGACCCACGACACGGACAAGGAGCACAAGTGCCCACACTGCGACAAGAAGTTCAACCAG GTAGGGAACCTGAAGGCCCACCTGAAGATCCACATCGCTGACGGGCCCCTCAAGTGCCGAGAGTGTGGGAAGCAGTTCACCACCTCAG GGAACCTGAAGCGGCACCTTCGGATCCACAGCGGGGAGAAGCCCTACGTGTGTATCCACTGCCAGCGACAGTTTGCAGACCCCGGCGCTCTGCAGCGGCACGTCCGCATTCACACAG GTGAGAAGCCGTGCCAGTGTGTGATGTGCGGTAAGGCCTTCACCCAGGCCAGCTCCCTCATCGCCCACGTACGCCAGCACACCGGGGAGAAGCCCTACGTCTGCGAGCGCTGCGGCAAGAg ATTTGTCCAGTCCAGCCAGTTGGCCAATCATATTCGCCACCACGACAACATCCGTCCACACAAGTGCAGTGTGTGCAGCAAGGCCTTCGTGAACGTGGGGGACCTGTCCAAGCACATCATCATCCACACTG GAGAGAAGCCTTACCTGTGTGATAAGTGTGGGCGTGGCTTCAACCGGGTAGACAACCTGCGCTCCCACGTGAAGACGGTGCACCAGGGCAAGGCAGGCATCAAGATCCTGGAGCCCGAGGAGGGCAGTGAAGTCAGCGTGGTCACTGTGGATGACATGGTCACGCTGGCCACTGAGGCACTGGCAGCGACAGCCGTCACTCAGCTCACAG TGGTGCCGGTGGGAGCTGCAGTGACAGCCGATGAGACGGAAGTCCTGAAGGCCGAGATCAGCAAAGCTGTGAAGCAAGTGCAGGAGGAAG ACCCCAACACTCACATCCTCTACGCCTGTGACTCCTGTGGGGACAAGTTTCTGGATGCCAACAGCCTGGCTCAGCACGTGCGAATCCACACAGCCCAGGCACTGGTCATGTTCCAGACAGACGCGGACTTCTACCAGCAGTATGGGCCAGGTGGCACGTGGCCTGCTGGGCAGGTGCTGCAGGCTGGGGAGCTGGTCTTCCGCCCTCGGGATGGGGCCGAGGGCCAGCCCGCACTGGCAGAGACCTCCCCTACAGCTCCTGAATGTCCGCCGCCTGCCGAGTGA